TTTTTAGAAACAATGGGATTAGTCACAACCTTCCTTTAAAGATAGGATTATATGGCTTGTTCATCTTCCTAGCTTATCTTGCTTTCTGGTTCATTGCCATAAGAGCTCGTCATAGCGTCCAAAAAAGACTTGAGAATAAAGCTTCAAATTATCAAATAACCTTTAAACCAGTTGGAAATAAACGTCAATTAAAACATTACAAACTTCTTCCTTTTATCCTTGTTCCGACTCTTGGATGTTTTGCATTCTATCTATATACTATTAACGGAACAGAGGGAGCCTTACTTGTTATTAATAGTATTCTATTATTGGGATTTTTTACAGTGATTTTAGGCATGTCACCACTCCGAGAAAGTGTCGAAAAGCAAGAACTTGTTTTTGAAAAGATCGAGAAGTTATAAATTAAGATGAAAGATGTTTTATGATCTTCTTATGCAGGTCACATTGGGCTATTTTATCAGAAAATTAGGGAACTGATTAGAGAGAATTCTGTTAGTCAATGACTCATTTAAGGTTCAGAACTGCTCTCGTAATGCCGCATTATAATTTAGAAAAGGAGTAAAATGAATTATCTAGAAATACGCAAGAAATATGGATTTTATAGAAAAGTTGCGATTGTTTTGGCTGTTCTTCTCAGCCTTTTTGTAGCTTGGATGGTGAAAGATAGGACTATTCAAACCCTTTGTATTTTTTTCATAAATGCACTCTTATTTCTTTTTATTGCACTAATCAGAAGAGGGTATGTAAGGAGTAGCACTAAGTTACTACATATGGACTTAGATTTACCATCTTGGAAGCAATACATTGAATTGAAGAAAGTTGCAAAAAGAGCTATTATAAAAATGGATGTGACGCTAACATCTGTTGTCTATTCCTATATGATTGGTGATTTTGATGCTGCCATTAAGGAGGCTTTTGAAGCAATGACTAATCAAAAACTGAAGCCGAAATACAGGGATTTCTTTGAGAGTTACCTCATTCGCTCGAGTATTCTTGCGCATCCTGAGCTAACTAGGGACTAACTTGAACTTATGTTAAACAAAATGTCCATATCAGATCCAACTCTAGCTGAGAAAACAAAATGCGTGAGCAGTGCGCTCTACGATTTAACAATTACTCATCAAGCCAATGATTACTTTGAAGACTTGGAAAACGAATTTAAATATCAACAATTGGAAATCACTTACTATCAAGCTTTGAACTCTAAATTAAAAGGAGAGGTGAGCAGGGCGAATGAGTTGTTTAGAAAACTTGCTCAAGAAGATGAACAGCTCTATATCGTTCAGAAGTCTAAAGAATTTTTAAATAGTGAATCTATTAATTAGCGATGAATAAGTACAGAAAAGGATAAAAAGGACTAAGTGTGAAATCAAATAAATTATTGCTAATAAACGGAGTTATTTCTTTTATAGGAGCTTTAACAATTGCTTACCTTTCTTCTAAAATGTGGACATTTGAAATCATTTACTGGGTGATACCTAAGCTTGTTAGACTTTCTAGTTGGGATGGAATCTACTTTTCAACTTGTTTAATATTGCTGTTTTTTGGTTTTGTAGCATTCCTTCTTCATGATGAGAAATCAAAAGTCAATAAGAAGACTTATCAGTTTCTTTTGATTGCATCTATTATTGGTTTTATTCCGATATTAGCTGGATTTTCCAGTGTGTTCGCATTAGTTTCAGCTATTTTATACTTAATGGATTATATAAAATTGTCAAAAAAGTAAAGTAGTGGATTGCTAACAATAAGTATTTATTCTTGTTTAAGTTGAGGTTAGTGCTTGATACATTAACGTCTCTATTCTAGTTAGTGGATTCGATTTTTCAAGCATTTGGATGGCGTTTACATAACTCAAGTGATATAATTAGTTACTAGAATTTTTGTAACCATTAAAGGAGTATTATCAATGAAAAAAGCAATGTTAATTATCAACCCTACCTCTGGTGGGGAAAAGGCTTTGGATTATAAGGTTAAGCTGGAGAATAAGGCCAAAGATTATTTTGAGCACGTGGAAACCAAAATTACCGAAAAAGCGCTGGATGCAACACACTTTGCTGAGGAAGCGTCTCGTGAACAGTACGATGCAGTGCTTGTTTTCGGTGGGGATGGGACTGTCAATGAAGTTATTTCGGGTATTGCTGAGAGAGACTACACTCCGAAGTTAGGGATTATCCCTGGCGGTACGGGCAACCTCATTACGAAACTGTTGGAAATCAATCAAGACATCGATGGCGCGATTGATGAACTTGATTTTAACTTAACCAATAAGATTGATATTGGTAAAGCAAATGACAACTATTTTGGTTATATCTTTAGTATTGGTTCTCTGCCTGAGGCGATTCACAATGTGGAAATCGAGGACAAGACAAAATTCGGTATTTTAGCCTATGCTGTAAATACCATGAAGTCTGTCATGACGGATCAGGTCTTTAACATTAAGGTTGAGACAGAAAATGGAAATTATGATGGTGAAGCGAGTCATGTTTTGGTTCTCTTGACAAATTACTTCGCTGATAAGAAAATCTTTGAAGAAAACAAGGATGGCTACGCCAATATTTTGATTCTAAAAGATGCTTCTCTATTCTCTAAATTATCTGTCATTCCTGATTTACTAAAAGGGGATGTTGTTGGCAATGATAATATTGAGTATATCAGAGCGCGCAATATTAAGATCTCTTCAGATAGTGAATTGGAGTCAGATGTTGACGGCGATAAGTCGGATAATCTACCTGTAGAGATTAAGGTACTGGGCCAGCATATTGAAGTCTTTTCACAACCGAAAGAGTAGAAGGTAGAAACAAGTTTGTCTTTCACTGCTAAAACTGAATTCATATCAACGATTGGAGGAGAAATGAATTCTCTATTTGATGAATTTCGAACAATTTGTTCACATTTAAACCAAGTCGGAATCACTCCGACGCTCATGGGGTCTTTGGGGTTTGAATACCGTTCAAATGAAGAATGGCAGCCGTCTGACATTGACATTCATGTGCCTGGTGACCCTAGAGGTTGGGAAGCGCCTGATCATCTCAGGATTTATGAGTGGGAAAAGATAATGAAAGTGATGAACCGCTTAGGCTACACCTTAATAGATATTCATGAGCACGAATTCCAAAAAGATGGCGTGAGCGTTGAATTTGGGAGTATCGATTCCTTACCTGATTTTGCAGGAGTATCTGAATCAGATATAGAGTTGATTCATCTCGAGGACATCACGTTTCGTGTTCCAAGTTTGGAACAGTTTTTAAGTATTTATAAGGCTTCTTCCCAAGATTCCTATCGAAATGAGAACAATAGCAATAAGGATTTTAAAAAGATAGAGTGGCTGGAAAGACATTTGTAAATCATTAATCAGAAAGTAGTAGGTATTTAATACTTACTGCTTTTTATTTTGTAAAACAATCCACTCAAAACTATGGACAAGGCTTGAAAATAAAATTTTAAAGTAGTATACTAGAATTACAATCATGAAAACGTTTGCGCAGCAAGGTGAATAAAAGTAAACTAGGAGACAGAATAATGGAATTAACAGCCATTTACCACAGACCAGAGTCGGAGTATGCTTATCTCTATAAGGATAAGACAATGCACATTCGTATCCGGACTAAGAAAGATGATATTGAAAACATCAACTTGCATTATGGAGACACTTTTATCTTTTTAGAGGACCACTATGAAGCAAACAAGGCGATGGTCAAAGTGACTTCTGATGCCTTATTTGATTACTGGCAAGCAGAAGTTTCAGTGGGCTATGCTCGACTACAGTATCTTTTTGAACTCAAAGATAAGCAAGGTCAGAGTATTATTTATGGCGATAAGGGATGTGTTGAAAACACGCTAGAAAATCTTCATTATGAAGGAAATGGTTTTAAAATCCCGTATATCCATGAGATTGATGCTTGCCATGTTCCTGACTGGGTAGCAAAGACGGTATGGTACCAGATTTTCCCAGAACGCTTTGCTAATGGAAACCCTGAGATTTCACCTGAAGGTGCGCTAGCTTGGGATTCCTCTATCAAACCAAAGACGAGCGATTTCTTTGGTGGTGATTTACAAGGTATTATTAACCATCTGGATTACTTGCAAGATTTGGGCATTACAGGACTTTATCTCTGTCCGATTTTTGAATCCCCAAGCAATCACAAGTACAATACGACGGATTATTTCGAAATCGACCGTCATTTTGGAGATAAGGAGACCTTCCGTCGACTGGTGGACCAAGCCCATCAGAGAGGCATGAAAATCATGCTGGACGCTGTTTTTAACCATATCGGGGATCAGTCGCCACAATGGCAGGATGTTCTCAAACATGGTGAAGATTCCGTTTACAAAGACTGGTTCCATGTTCAAGAGTTCCCTGTGACAAAGGATAAGCTGGGAAACCCAAGAAAACTCCCTTACCATACCTTTGCCTTTGCCAGCTATATGCCCAAGCTAAATACGGCCAATCATCAAGTGAGGGACTATTTGCTAAGCGTTGCGACCTACTGGATTGAAGAGTTTGATATTGATGCTTGGCGCCTGGATGTGGCCAATGAAGTTGACCACCAATTTTGGAGAGATTTCCGTAAGGCTGTTTTGGCTAAAAAGCCTGACCTTTATATTCTTGGAGAGGTCTGGCACACTTCCCAGCCCTGGCTAAATGGCGATGAATTCCACGCAGTCATGAACTATCCTCTCTCCGACAGCATTAAGGATTATTTCTTGCGAGGGGTTAAGAAGTCACCTCAATTCATCAATGAGATCAATGGCCAGTCTATGTACTATAGACAGCAGATTTCGGAAGTGATGTTCAATCTTTTGGATTCGCATGATACGGAGCGCATTTTGACTACTGCCAAGGGAGATATCCAGCTTGTTAAGTCTGCCCTTGCCTGCCTCTTTTTGCAAAGGGGAACACCGTGTTTCTACTATGGAACTGAGTTGGAGTTAGGTGGAGGGCCAGACCCAGATTGTCGTCGTGTCATGCCTTGGGAACGTGTTTCCGATAGCAATGAGATGTTCAATTTTATGAAGAAATTGATTCAGGTTCGCAAGGATGCTTCAGGCATTATCCAACATGGCACCTATAGCCTAAAAGAAATCAAGCCGGACGTGCTATCTCTCGAATGGAATTATGATGGACAAAAGGTCCAAGCTATTTTTAACCAATCAACTGAAAATTATCTTGTAGATAGTGATGCTGTAGCTCTAGCAAGTCATTGCCAAGTATTGGACCAGCAACTGGTGATATTGCCTAAAGGTTTTGTGATTTTTTACTAGGGAGAAATTAAAAGTGAAAAGAAAATTCTAGTATAGAAAGCATTTTACAAACAGACTATTTGGTGTCTTGCTACAACTGATATATAATTTAACTTAGAGAGAATAGGAGGATTAATCAGATGGAATTAAAAGATTTTACAGAAAAAGAACAGGAAATGATTAAGAAAGGGCTGACTACGTCTAAGATTAGTAACAAGGAAACTGCTGAGAAAATTCTTGCGCTTGTCCCACAAGACTTGATTAAGCGCATCCCTTTTTTTGTCAGAAAACATGCTACAACACGTACTATTAAACGCATTTCAATTGAACACCCTGAACTCTACGCTGCAGCCCAAACAAGTGGTGAAATCCCAGAAAAAGAACGTGAAGAATTGCGTCAGATTATCACGACTATCTTTGAACAAAAGATGAATAAGCATAGTATTAATTAGAGAATGAAAATATATTTTATTGGCGGTTTGGGAAGTAATGTCTGTCATAGCAAGGATTTTCTTCAAGAGCTAGACTCGATTGCTTGTTTTATAAATCCATATGAAAAGTATTTTAGAGATGAAATAGAGTTGAAATCATGGTTTAAAAAGGAGATAGTTGGGGAAGAATCTATCTGTCTGATAGGCCATTCTCTCGGAGGAGATTTGGCTCGTTATTTCGCATCGGAATTTCAAGAAGTGAAAAAACTGATTCTTTTGGATGGTGGCTATTTAGATTTAGATAAGATTTTACTTTTAGATACAGAGTTAGAGGAAACCAAAAACTATATCAAGTCTCAAAACCTTTCTGACATAGATATTCTTATTTCTAAAGAAAAATCTGAAGCAAAGCATTGGTCAAAAAATATGGAAGAAGCTGTAAGACATTCCTATCATTGGAATGTGCAGTATAATAGATATGAGTTAGCTATAAATTATGAAAATATAGAAACGTTACTACAGCTACGGAGAAAAATACAAGCGTTTAAGAGAAAAGTGGGAAATACCTTGTTTATTAGTCCTCGATATCCTAATGAAGTAGCATGGATAGAAGAGGCTCTAAAAGAATTGCCAGACTATTTTGATACTATTTTTCTAGATAACTTTGATCATGAGCTTTATACTCAAGCACCTAAAGAAATTGCTTCTTTGATTAATGAGTGGCTCTCTTATTCTTAGCGAACGATTGATTGAACTATGATAATTAATATAAGATTACAGTCTACTCAGATTCAATAAAAATCGTACACCTGATGATTTGTCTGGTGAAGGAAATATTCCACAGTACAGTCGGACGGGATAGATAGAAATTGGTTATAGAATTTGTAAGAATAATAAATTTTAAACGTTAAGATGGAGGATTAAAGAGATGGGAAAAATTGAATGGAACCAGATAAAGACGCGTTTAGATGCCTTGCTGGTCATTGATGAGTATCGAACAGATCCAAACGAGACCTGGCTTCGATTGATCGTTAAGACTGAGGAAAGCTATGGACTCCGTTACCTTATCGACAACGGTTCTGGTGATTCTCTAGATGTGATCTTTACTGATAAAATCATCCTTATAAAGGGCTTTGATCATGAAAGCAGTTTGAGTCAATTTGCTGCGGATGAGTGGAATCAAGACATCATAGACGGATTTTATAGAGGACTGGATGAAAAGTATCAAAACCTATACTCAGAAGAGCAAAAAGATGAAACAACCTTCTTTATCTGGTATGACGGTCAAGAACATCAAAATACCTATCAAGATCAGGACGGTGGCGAATGGTTATTATCCTATTTCTTTGACAGTTTTGAGAAATTTCATGAGTTTGTGACGGATTACTATTCAATTACCGTAGATGAGGACTTACTTAGAAAACTTTACAATCAAGGACAGCTTTCAGAAGTAGAATTGGAGCAGTTGATTCATACTTCCTAGCTGGAAATATTTATGAAATCTGATGAAAAGAATTGATTTTCAATATCAAGTTATACTTTAAGAATTATTGAAGTAGTTAATGTCTGTAGTTCCTTTTTTCTTATGCAGATAACGACTTAAAACGATTTCTTTTTATTGTTGAAAGATATTTCGCGAACAAAAAACAAAATTCTTTAAAAAAGTTTCACAAAATCCTTTACAAGTTCTTATAAACATGATATAGTTATTAGGCTTAGAAAATGAGATGATGTTTTCTAGCAAATATAAACCCGAGTAAAAAATGCCTACGGACAGGCAGGGTTGAATGCCGAAGCGTGGTTGAAAAGCCACATTATTGATAGGGTTAAAAGCCTACTTTTATAAGTTGATGTTAGGATATTTGTCCTAATTCATAAATTTTAGTGTGGTGAAAGCACACGTCATCTTGTGAAACGATCAATAAAGTACGTAATATTTGCTACTAGAGAGTTAGGAAACATCAGGAACAGACATACTCAACAGAAACCAAAATACACACGTCAGAAGATTGCAGAGCAGGTGAAAACCTGCTCTTTTTTCATAAGTCAACCTTTAGTCGCCTTTATCTTCTTGAGGTGCTAAAAATACGGTAAAGGAGTATGTCTTGAAGAAGTTAGATCAAAACCAAGCCCCAATTTACGAGGCCTTGGTCAAGCTACGCAAGAAAAGGATTGTCCCCTTTGATGTGCCAGGTCACAAGCGTGGACGAGGAAATCCAGAACTTGTCGAACTGTTAGGGGAAAAATGTGTTGGCATTGATGTCAATTCGATGAAACCCTTGGATAATCTTGGTCATCCCATTTCGATTATTCGTGATGCGGAGGAATTGGCTGCAGATGCTTTTGGTGCAGCCCATGCCTTTCTCATGATTGGTGGAACAACTTCATCGGTGCAGACTATGATTCTTTCCACCTGTAAGGCAGGAGATAAGATTATTCTACCGAGAAATGTCCATAAATCTGCCATCAATGCGCTGGTTCTATGTGGTGCCATTCCAATCTATATCGAGATGAGTGTAGATCCTAAAATCGGCATCGCTTTAGGTCTTGAAAATGACCGTGTTGCACAGGCAATTAAGGAGCATCCAGATGCCAAGGCTATTTTGATTAACAATCCTACTTACTATGGAATTTGTTCAGACCTCAAGGGTTTAACGGAAATGGCTCACGAAGCTGGCATGATGGTTTTAGTAGATGAAGCCCATGGAGCGCATTTGCATTTTACAGATAAATTGCCACTATCTGCTATGGATGCTGGAGCTGATATGGCGGCGGTCTCTATGCATAAGTCTGGTGGGAGTTTGACCCAGAGCTCCATCCTGCTTATCGGGGAGCAGATGAATCCTGAGTACGTTCGTCAGATTATCAACCTGACCCAGTCAACATCAGCATCTTACTTGTTGATGGCTAGTCTGGATATTTCACGTCGTAACTTAGCCCTTCGTGGCAAAGAGTCTTTTGAGAAAGTCATTGAGCTATCCGAATACGCTCGTCGTGAAATCAATGCTATCGGTGGTTACTATGCCTACTCAAAAGAGCTCATAGACGGTGTTTCGGTCTGTGATTTTGACGTGACCAAGCTGTCAGTTTACACTCAGGGGATTGGCTTAACAGGTATCGAAGTTTATGACCTCCTGCGAGACGAATACGATATTCAGATCGAATTTGGTGATATTGGGAATATCTTAGCTTATATTTCGATTGGTGACCGCATCCAAGACATCGAACGTTTGGTCGGTGCTTTGGCGGATATCAAGAGACTCTACTCAAGAGATGGAAAAGATTTGATTGCTGGAGAATATATCCAGCCCGAGTTAGTGCTGTCTCCACAAGAAGCCTTTTATTCAGAGAGAAAAAGTTTGACCTTGGCTGATTCTGTTGGACATGTCTGTGGGGAATTTGTCATGTGCTATCCTCCAGGCATCCCAATCCTAGCACCAGGTGAACGGATTACACGAGAGATTGTGGATTATATCCAATTTGCCAAAGAACGTGGTTGCTCCCTCCAAGGAACGGAAGATCCAGATGTCAATCACATCAACGTCATTAAGAGAAAGGAGAACTAGATGGATTTATGGTTTTCTGAAGTTCATACTCCAGATGTGAAATTGTCCCTGAGAACAGCCAAGCAACTCTACGCTGGTAAGAGTGAATGGCAGGATATCGAAGTATTAGATACGCCAGCTTTTGGGAAAATACTGATTTTAAATGGGCACGTCTTGTTTTCAGATGCGGATGATTTTGTCTACAACGAAATGACGGTCCACGTTCCCATGGCTGTCCACCCAAATCCAAAGAAAGTCTTGGTTATTGGGGGTGGTGACGGCGGTGTTGCCCAAGTATTAACCCTCTATCCAGAATTGGAACAAATCGATATTGTAGAACCAGATGAGATGTTGGTTGAGGTTTGTCGTGAGTATTTCCCAGACTTTGCTGCAGGGCTAGATGATCCTCGTGTTACCATTTACTACCAAAATGGTTTACGCTTTTTACGAAACTGTGAGGATGATTACGATATCATTATCAACGATGCGACAGATCCATTTGGACATACGGAAGGGCTCTTTACCAAGGAATTTTACGGTAACAGTTACAGAGCTCTGAAGGAAGACGGGATCATGATTTACCAGCATGGGAGTCCTTTCTTTGACGAAGATGAGTCAGCTTGCCGAAGTATGCACCGCAAGGTCAATCAAGCCTTTCCAATTAGCCGTGTTTATCAGGCACACATCCCAACCAGTCCAGCTGGCTATTGGCTGTTTGGATTTGCATCGAAAAAATACCACCCTGTCAAAGATTTTGACAAGGAAGGCTGGAGAAAACGCCAGCTTTTCACAGAATACTACACTGCAAACTTACATGTGGGGGCCTTTATGTTGCCCAAGTATGTAGAAGACATTTTAGAAGAAGAGGAAGGAAAAAAATGAGTCGTTTATTAGTTATTGGATGTGGGGGCGTTGCCCAAGTTGCTATTTCAAAGATTTGCCAAGATAGCGAAACCTTTAAAGAAATTATGATTGCTAGCCGTACCAAGTCAAAATGTGATGACTTGAAAGCTAAACTAGAAGGCAAAACAAGTACTAAGATTGAGACAGCTGCTCTTGATGCAGACAAGGTAGAAGAAGTGGTTGCCTTGATTGAAAGCTACAAGCCAGAAGCCGTTTTGAACGTAGCTTTACCATACCAAGACTTGACCATTATGGATGCTTGTTTAGCGACTGGAGTTCACTATATCGACACAGCTAACTACGAGGCAGAGGATACAGAAGATCCTGAGTGGCGTGCCATCTACGAAAAACGCTGCAAGGAACTTGGTTTTACAGCCTACTTTGACTACTCATGGCAGTGGGCTTATCAGGAAAAATTCAAAGAAGCAGGCTTGACTGCTCTGCTTGGATCTGGCTTTGACCCAGGTGTAACCAGCGTTTTTTCAGCT
The sequence above is a segment of the Streptococcus oralis ATCC 35037 genome. Coding sequences within it:
- the speE gene encoding polyamine aminopropyltransferase, whose amino-acid sequence is MDLWFSEVHTPDVKLSLRTAKQLYAGKSEWQDIEVLDTPAFGKILILNGHVLFSDADDFVYNEMTVHVPMAVHPNPKKVLVIGGGDGGVAQVLTLYPELEQIDIVEPDEMLVEVCREYFPDFAAGLDDPRVTIYYQNGLRFLRNCEDDYDIIINDATDPFGHTEGLFTKEFYGNSYRALKEDGIMIYQHGSPFFDEDESACRSMHRKVNQAFPISRVYQAHIPTSPAGYWLFGFASKKYHPVKDFDKEGWRKRQLFTEYYTANLHVGAFMLPKYVEDILEEEEGKK
- a CDS encoding diacylglycerol/lipid kinase family protein; amino-acid sequence: MKKAMLIINPTSGGEKALDYKVKLENKAKDYFEHVETKITEKALDATHFAEEASREQYDAVLVFGGDGTVNEVISGIAERDYTPKLGIIPGGTGNLITKLLEINQDIDGAIDELDFNLTNKIDIGKANDNYFGYIFSIGSLPEAIHNVEIEDKTKFGILAYAVNTMKSVMTDQVFNIKVETENGNYDGEASHVLVLLTNYFADKKIFEENKDGYANILILKDASLFSKLSVIPDLLKGDVVGNDNIEYIRARNIKISSDSELESDVDGDKSDNLPVEIKVLGQHIEVFSQPKE
- a CDS encoding DUF443 family protein; the protein is MKVKFKETNKVFFKIVEVEGEKYILDLTTVRPKSYFWGSLPDEITAKMQKLDKRDMRFESVAPTMSKSIGVAIGTAIGGSGYRLVTNFFRNNGISHNLPLKIGLYGLFIFLAYLAFWFIAIRARHSVQKRLENKASNYQITFKPVGNKRQLKHYKLLPFILVPTLGCFAFYLYTINGTEGALLVINSILLLGFFTVILGMSPLRESVEKQELVFEKIEKL
- a CDS encoding glycoside hydrolase family 13 protein — translated: MELTAIYHRPESEYAYLYKDKTMHIRIRTKKDDIENINLHYGDTFIFLEDHYEANKAMVKVTSDALFDYWQAEVSVGYARLQYLFELKDKQGQSIIYGDKGCVENTLENLHYEGNGFKIPYIHEIDACHVPDWVAKTVWYQIFPERFANGNPEISPEGALAWDSSIKPKTSDFFGGDLQGIINHLDYLQDLGITGLYLCPIFESPSNHKYNTTDYFEIDRHFGDKETFRRLVDQAHQRGMKIMLDAVFNHIGDQSPQWQDVLKHGEDSVYKDWFHVQEFPVTKDKLGNPRKLPYHTFAFASYMPKLNTANHQVRDYLLSVATYWIEEFDIDAWRLDVANEVDHQFWRDFRKAVLAKKPDLYILGEVWHTSQPWLNGDEFHAVMNYPLSDSIKDYFLRGVKKSPQFINEINGQSMYYRQQISEVMFNLLDSHDTERILTTAKGDIQLVKSALACLFLQRGTPCFYYGTELELGGGPDPDCRRVMPWERVSDSNEMFNFMKKLIQVRKDASGIIQHGTYSLKEIKPDVLSLEWNYDGQKVQAIFNQSTENYLVDSDAVALASHCQVLDQQLVILPKGFVIFY
- a CDS encoding alpha/beta fold hydrolase, with the protein product MKIYFIGGLGSNVCHSKDFLQELDSIACFINPYEKYFRDEIELKSWFKKEIVGEESICLIGHSLGGDLARYFASEFQEVKKLILLDGGYLDLDKILLLDTELEETKNYIKSQNLSDIDILISKEKSEAKHWSKNMEEAVRHSYHWNVQYNRYELAINYENIETLLQLRRKIQAFKRKVGNTLFISPRYPNEVAWIEEALKELPDYFDTIFLDNFDHELYTQAPKEIASLINEWLSYS
- a CDS encoding aminotransferase class I/II-fold pyridoxal phosphate-dependent enzyme; the protein is MKKLDQNQAPIYEALVKLRKKRIVPFDVPGHKRGRGNPELVELLGEKCVGIDVNSMKPLDNLGHPISIIRDAEELAADAFGAAHAFLMIGGTTSSVQTMILSTCKAGDKIILPRNVHKSAINALVLCGAIPIYIEMSVDPKIGIALGLENDRVAQAIKEHPDAKAILINNPTYYGICSDLKGLTEMAHEAGMMVLVDEAHGAHLHFTDKLPLSAMDAGADMAAVSMHKSGGSLTQSSILLIGEQMNPEYVRQIINLTQSTSASYLLMASLDISRRNLALRGKESFEKVIELSEYARREINAIGGYYAYSKELIDGVSVCDFDVTKLSVYTQGIGLTGIEVYDLLRDEYDIQIEFGDIGNILAYISIGDRIQDIERLVGALADIKRLYSRDGKDLIAGEYIQPELVLSPQEAFYSERKSLTLADSVGHVCGEFVMCYPPGIPILAPGERITREIVDYIQFAKERGCSLQGTEDPDVNHINVIKRKEN